The following coding sequences lie in one Lepeophtheirus salmonis chromosome 11, UVic_Lsal_1.4, whole genome shotgun sequence genomic window:
- the LOC121125890 gene encoding uncharacterized protein: MECVYFCRHTGARRKTIVRPLDSIKTSFLAHLALIWCNSLLEKSQNSVSNAVKTKKTRWRRQNILEPFWKCVGDVWERILKFRPLSKATELRDTLDSPSNMSGGADPVIKLLDEDDDVIETLAIQKWNTDSVEEFLDAYLDESAKLAP, from the exons ATGGAATGCGTTTACTTTTGCAGACACACGGGAGCGCGGAGGAAAACAATTGTTCGTCCCTTGGATTCGATAAAAACGTCGTTCCTTGCTCATCTTGCTCTGATATGGTGCAATTCTCTCTTAGAGAAGTCTCAAAACAGTGTTTCAAATGCTGTAAAGACGAAGAAAACGCGCTGGAGGAGACAAAATATCCTCGAGCCATTTTGGAAGTGTGTGGGTGACGTTTGG GAGCGTATCCTCAAGTTCAG GCCTTTATCAAAAGCGACCGAACTTCGAG ATACCCTGGACTCACCGTCAAATATGTCAGGGGGTGCAGATCCAGTTATCAAACTTCTTGATGAAGATGATGATGTTATTGAG ACTCTTGCCATTCAAAAATGGAATACTGACAGCGTCGAGGAATTCTTGGATGCCTATCTAGACGAGAGTGCCAAATTAGCACCataa